Proteins encoded together in one Papaver somniferum cultivar HN1 unplaced genomic scaffold, ASM357369v1 unplaced-scaffold_21, whole genome shotgun sequence window:
- the LOC113340283 gene encoding zinc finger MYM-type protein 1-like isoform X2: MVSQISRGLVPRRKYLNVHLLSVLEIMNLFTWMLLEVVKIFGSITQQRKEIIAKNMLRLKTIIETARVLALYACAFRGNDESLDSRNRGKFIGLIKYAAILNDKIDEVVLQNAPENAMYTSPKIQKEILHILVDKVRDTIRAEIGDAKLCTLVDEAQDSSIQEQMAIVTRLHLALIGASADEQDVYLFF, from the exons ATGGTTTCACAGATTTCAAGAGGATTGGTTCCAAGAAGAAAGTATTTGAATGTTCATTTGTTAAGCGTGTTGGAGATCATGAATCTTTTCACATGGATGTTGTTAGAAGTTGTGAAAATCTTCGGATCTATTACTCAACAAAGAAAGGAGATAATAGCAAAGAACATGCTACGATTAAAGACAATAATTGAGACAGCTCGAGTGCTGGCTCTTTATGCATGTGCATTTAGAGGTAATGATGAATCACTAGATTCGAGAAACCGTGGCAAGTTTATTGGTTTGATAAAGTATGCAGCTATATTGAATGATAAAATTGATGAAGTTGTCTTACAAAATGCACCTGAAAATGCAATGTATACTTCACCGAAGATTCAAAAAGAAATTTTGCATATTCTCGTTGACAAGGTCAGAGATACTATTCGTGCAGAAATTGGAGATGCTAAATTATGTACTCTTGTAGATGAAGCACAAGATTCTTCAATTCAAGAACAAATGGCTATTGTTACAAG GTTACATCTAGCATTAATAGGAGCATCTGCAGATGAGCAAgatgtttatctttttttttga
- the LOC113340283 gene encoding zinc finger MYM-type protein 1-like isoform X1 codes for MVSQISRGLVPRRKYLNVHLLSVLEIMNLFTWMLLEVVKIFGSITQQRKEIIAKNMLRLKTIIETARVLALYACAFRGNDESLDSRNRGKFIGLIKYAAILNDKIDEVVLQNAPENAMYTSPKIQKEILHILVDKVRDTIRAEIGDAKLCTLVDEAQDSSIQEQMAIVTRFVDKDSFIRERFFAVRSVEDTTTVTLKREISKSLASYGLLIENIWGQGYDGASNTRGAWNWLQALFRKDYPYAYYVH; via the coding sequence ATGGTTTCACAGATTTCAAGAGGATTGGTTCCAAGAAGAAAGTATTTGAATGTTCATTTGTTAAGCGTGTTGGAGATCATGAATCTTTTCACATGGATGTTGTTAGAAGTTGTGAAAATCTTCGGATCTATTACTCAACAAAGAAAGGAGATAATAGCAAAGAACATGCTACGATTAAAGACAATAATTGAGACAGCTCGAGTGCTGGCTCTTTATGCATGTGCATTTAGAGGTAATGATGAATCACTAGATTCGAGAAACCGTGGCAAGTTTATTGGTTTGATAAAGTATGCAGCTATATTGAATGATAAAATTGATGAAGTTGTCTTACAAAATGCACCTGAAAATGCAATGTATACTTCACCGAAGATTCAAAAAGAAATTTTGCATATTCTCGTTGACAAGGTCAGAGATACTATTCGTGCAGAAATTGGAGATGCTAAATTATGTACTCTTGTAGATGAAGCACAAGATTCTTCAATTCAAGAACAAATGGCTATTGTTACAAGGTTTGTTGATAAGGATAGTTTCATTAGAGAGCGTTTCTTTGCAGTTAGAAGTGTTGAGGACACCACAACAGTAACTTTGAAGAGGGAGATTTCCAAGTCTCTTGCTTCATATGGCCTTTTAATAGAAAATATATGGGGTCAAGGATATGATGGTGCCAGTAATACGAGAGGAGCATGGAATTGGTTGCAGGCATTGTTTCGTAAAGATTATCCATATGCTTATTATGTCCATTGA